Proteins from one Panthera leo isolate Ple1 chromosome D1, P.leo_Ple1_pat1.1, whole genome shotgun sequence genomic window:
- the TIGD3 gene encoding tigger transposable element-derived protein 3 yields MELTSKKKLHALSLAEKIQVLELLDESKMSQSEVARRFQVSQPQISRICKNKEKLLADWCSGTANRERKRKRESKYSGIDEALLCWYHIARAKAWDVTGPMLLHKAKELADIMGQDFVPSIGWLVRWKRRNNVGFGARHVLAPPFPPEPPPPGPTSQAQPPLSLKDFSPEDVFGCAEVPLLYRAVPGRGGARDRVQVLLCANSRGTEKRRVWVSGLRAAPTCLFGVSGAALPASYHPDLGVPWSEWLAQFDRDMARQGRQVTLLLAARVAEGLAGRPGLRHVRLLPLAADGSTPSLPGSVVRAFRTHYRHRLLGKLAAVRSKRAGASLAEAAAGITVLDALHMAAAAWAKVPPQLIGSSFVREGLAPCKMSPSPDQASEMPPVPGGLSLEEFSRFVDLEGEEPASGGCKEETGTEDEAGAGEDGLGPLPTKADALRALGTLRRWLECNGTSPELFEKFYACEEEVERLCGS; encoded by the coding sequence ATGGAGCTGACCAGCAAGAAGAAGCTGCACGCCCTGTCCCTGGCCGAGAAGATCCAGGTGCTGGAACTGCTGGATGAGTCCAAGATGTCCCAGTCGGAGGTGGCCCGGCGCTTCCAGGTCTCCCAGCCCCAGATCTCACGCATCTGCAAGAATAAGGAGAAGCTGCTGGCGGACTGGTGCAGCGGCACGGCCAACCGGGAGCGCAAGCGCAAGCGGGAGTCCAAGTACAGCGGGATTGACGAGGCCCTGCTCTGCTGGTACCACATCGCCCGGGCCAAGGCCTGGGACGTGACGGGGCCCATGCTGCTCCACAAAGCCAAGGAGCTGGCCGACATCATGGGCCAGGATTTCGTCCCCAGCATTGGCTGGCTGGTCCGCTGGAAACGCCGCAACAATGTGGGCTTCGGGGCCCGGCACGTACTGGCGCCTCCGTTCCCCCCCGAGCCACCTCCCCCGGGCCCCACGTCCCAGGCCCAGCCTCCTCTTTCGCTCAAGGACTTCTCCCCCGAGGACGTTTTCGGCTGCGCCGAAGTGCCTCTGCTGTACCGGGCAGTGCCCGGCAGAGGGGGCGCGCGCGACCGGGTGCAGGTGCTGCTGTGCGCCAACAGCAGAGGCACCGAGAAGCGGCGCGTGTGGGTCAGCGGGCTCCGGGCCGCGCCAACGTGCCTCTTCGGGGTCAGCGGTGCGGCTCTGCCGGCCTCCTACCACCCCGACCTGGGCGTCCCCTGGTCAGAGTGGCTGGCCCAGTTTGACAGGGACATGGCGCGGCAAGGCCGACAGGTGACCCTGCTGCTGGCCGCGCGGGTGGCGGAGGGGTTGGCCGGCCGGCCCGGGCTCCGCCACGTGCGGCTCCTGCCTCTGGCCGCCGACGGCAGCACGCCTTCGCTGCCCGGCTCCGTGGTCCGGGCCTTCAGGACCCACTACCGGCACCGCCTGCTGGGCAAGCTGGCTGCCGTCCGGAGCAAGAGGGCCGGCGCCTCGCTGGCCGAGGCCGCGGCGGGCATCACCGTGCTGGACGCGCTGCACATGGCGGCGGCCGCCTGGGCCAAGGTGCCCCCCCAGCTCATCGGGAGCAGCTTCGTCCGGGAAGGGCTGGCTCCCTGCAAGATGTCCCCGTCCCCCGACCAAGCCTCCGAGATGCCGCCGGTCCCCGGCGGGCTGAGCCTCGAGGAGTTTTCCCGCTTTGTGGACCTGGAGGGTGAGGAGCCCGCGTCTGGGGGGTGCAAGGAGGAGACGGGCACTGAGGACGAGGCGGGGGCCGGAGAGGACGGCCTCGGGCCCCTGCCCACCAAAGCCGACGCCCTCCGGGCACTGGGCACGCTGAGGAGGTGGCTGGAGTGCAACGGCACCTCCCCTGAGCTCTTTGAAAAATTCTACGCCTGCGAGGAGGAGGTGGAGCGTCTCTGCGGCTCGTGA
- the SLC25A45 gene encoding solute carrier family 25 member 45 isoform X2, with protein sequence MPVEEFVAGWISGALGLVLGHPFDTVKVRLQTQTTYRGIIDCMVKTYRHESLLGFFKGMSFPIASIAMVNSVLFGVYSNTLLALTATAHQERRAQPPSYIHVFIAGCTGGFVQVYCLAPFDLIKVRLQNQTEPRARPPGSPPPRYRGPVHCAVSIFQEEGPRGLFRGAWALTLRDTPTLGIYFVTYEWLCRQSTRDGQDPSPATVLVAGGFAGIASWAVATPLDVIKSRLQMAGLKRRAYRGVLDCMTHGDSLRECDLFLA encoded by the exons ATGCCCGTGGAGGAGTTTGTGGCCGGCTGGATCTCTG GAGCTCTGGGTTTGGTCCTGGGACACCCTTTTGACACTGTAAAG GTGCGGCTACAGACCCAGACCACATACCGGGGCATCATCGATTGTATGGTGAAGACTTACCGCCATGAGTCG CTCCTGGGCTTTTTCAAGGGAATGAGCTTCCCCATTGCGAGCATAGCCATGGTCAACTCCGTCCTGTTCGGGGTCTACAGCAACACCCTGCTGGCGCTCACAGCAACCGCTCACCAGGAACGGCGGGCCCAGCCACCCAGCTACATACACGTCTTCATAGCTGGCTGCACCGGAGGGTTCGTGCAG GTCTACTGCTTGGCCCCTTTTGACCTCATCAAAGTCCGGCTACAAAACCAGACGGAGCCAAGGGCGCGGCCTCCGGGCAGCCCCCCGCCCCGGTACCGGGGGCCTGTGCACTGTGCGGTCTCCATCTTCCAGGAGGAGGGGCCCCGGGGGCTGTTCCGGGGAGCCTGGGCCCTGACGCTGAGGGACACCCCCACACTGGGGATCTATTTTGTCACCTACGAGTGGCTCTGCCGCCAGTCGACGCGGGACGGCCAGGACCCCA GCCCAGCCACGGTGCTGGTGGCAGGGGGCTTCGCAGGCATCGCCTCCTGGGCCGTAGCCACGCCCTTGGATGTGATCAAGTCCCGGCTGCAGATGGCGGGGCTGAAGCGCAGGGCGTACCGGGGGGTGCTGGACTGCATG ACTCATGGGGATTCACTTCGTGAATGTGACTTGTTTCTGGCTTAA
- the SLC25A45 gene encoding solute carrier family 25 member 45 isoform X1, translating to MPVEEFVAGWISGALGLVLGHPFDTVKVRLQTQTTYRGIIDCMVKTYRHESLLGFFKGMSFPIASIAMVNSVLFGVYSNTLLALTATAHQERRAQPPSYIHVFIAGCTGGFVQVYCLAPFDLIKVRLQNQTEPRARPPGSPPPRYRGPVHCAVSIFQEEGPRGLFRGAWALTLRDTPTLGIYFVTYEWLCRQSTRDGQDPSPATVLVAGGFAGIASWAVATPLDVIKSRLQMAGLKRRAYRGVLDCMVSSARQEGLGVFFRGLTINSARAFPVNAVTFLSYEYLLRSWG from the exons ATGCCCGTGGAGGAGTTTGTGGCCGGCTGGATCTCTG GAGCTCTGGGTTTGGTCCTGGGACACCCTTTTGACACTGTAAAG GTGCGGCTACAGACCCAGACCACATACCGGGGCATCATCGATTGTATGGTGAAGACTTACCGCCATGAGTCG CTCCTGGGCTTTTTCAAGGGAATGAGCTTCCCCATTGCGAGCATAGCCATGGTCAACTCCGTCCTGTTCGGGGTCTACAGCAACACCCTGCTGGCGCTCACAGCAACCGCTCACCAGGAACGGCGGGCCCAGCCACCCAGCTACATACACGTCTTCATAGCTGGCTGCACCGGAGGGTTCGTGCAG GTCTACTGCTTGGCCCCTTTTGACCTCATCAAAGTCCGGCTACAAAACCAGACGGAGCCAAGGGCGCGGCCTCCGGGCAGCCCCCCGCCCCGGTACCGGGGGCCTGTGCACTGTGCGGTCTCCATCTTCCAGGAGGAGGGGCCCCGGGGGCTGTTCCGGGGAGCCTGGGCCCTGACGCTGAGGGACACCCCCACACTGGGGATCTATTTTGTCACCTACGAGTGGCTCTGCCGCCAGTCGACGCGGGACGGCCAGGACCCCA GCCCAGCCACGGTGCTGGTGGCAGGGGGCTTCGCAGGCATCGCCTCCTGGGCCGTAGCCACGCCCTTGGATGTGATCAAGTCCCGGCTGCAGATGGCGGGGCTGAAGCGCAGGGCGTACCGGGGGGTGCTGGACTGCATGGTAAGCAGCGCCCGGCAGGAAGGTCTGGGGGTCTTCTTCCGGGGGCTGACGATCAACAGCGCCCGCGCCTTTCCTGTCAACGCCGTCACCTTCCTCAGCTACGAATACCTCCTCCGCTCGTGGGGGTGA
- the FRMD8 gene encoding FERM domain-containing protein 8 has protein sequence MDGTEGNAGQPGPAERSHRSSVSSVGARAADVLVYLADDTVVPLAVENLPSLNAHELHRAVREVLQLPDIALDVFALWLVSPLLEVQLKPKHQPYKLGRQWPELLLRFTDAPDDDVAMDEPSLQFRRNVFFPKRRELQIHDEEVLRLLYEEAKGNVLAARYPCDVEDCEALGALVCRVQLGPYQPGQPTACAVREKLDSFLPAHLCKRGHGLFAALRGRGAKAGPGEQGLLNAYCKVKEAAGGDSGRGASLSTHYRAYLLKSHELPFYGCAFFHGEVDKPAQGFLHRGGRKPVVVAISLEGVHVIDSREKHVLLGLRFQELSWDHTSPEEEESVLWLEFDGDNEGTPVNRLLKIYSKQAELMSGLIEYCIELNQTSELAAPQETVSGPPSAASSLPSSAQRPQLQRQGSVVCSRLQHLSTIDYVEEGQQIKRVKPKRTTSFFSRQLSVGQGSYTVVRPADSLEQG, from the exons ATGGACGGGACAGAAGGCAATGCTGGGCAACCGGGCCCCGCTGAGCGGTCCCATCGAAGCAGCGTGTCCTCCGTGGGAGCCCGAG CAGCTGACGTGCTGGTGTACCTGGCGGATGACACAGTGGTGCCCCTGGCCGTGGAGAACCTGCCCTCACTTAATGCCCACGAGCTGCACCGGGCTGTCCGTGAGGTCCTACAGCTCCCAGACATCGCCCTGGATGTCTTTGCACTCTGGCTTGTCTCCCCTCTGCTGG AGGTGCAGCTGAAGCCCAAGCACCAGCCCTACAAGCTGGGCCGCCAGTGGCCAGAACTGCTGCTGCGTTTTACCGACGCCCCCGATGACGATGTGGCCATGG aTGAGCCTTCCCTGCAGTTCCGAAGGAACGTGTTTTTCCCAAAGCGGCGGGAGCTCCAG ATCCACGACGAGGAGGTCCTGCGGCTGCTCTATGAGGAGGCCAAAGGCAACGTGCTGGCCGCACGGTACCCATGTGACGTGGAGGACTGCGAGGCCCTGGGCGCCCTGGTGTGCCGCGTGCAGCTCGGCCCCTACCAGCCTGGCCAGCCCACTGCCTGTGCCGTGAG GGAGAAGCTGGACTCCTTCCTCCCCGCCCACCTCTGCAAGCGGGGCCACGGGCTCTTTGCTGCCCTCCGGGGCCGCGGGGCCAAGGCGGGGCCGGGGGAGCAGGGCCTGCTGAACGCCTACTGCAAGGTGAAGGAAGCGGCCGGCGGTGACAGCGGGCGCGGGGCCTCCCTCAGCACCCACTACCGTGCCTACCTCCTCAAGAGCCACGAGCTGCCCTTTTACGG GTGTGCCTTCTTCCATGGTGAGGTTGACAAGCCGGCCCAGGGCTTTTTGCACCGGGGCGGGCGAAAGCCGGTGGTGGTGGCCATCAGTCTGGAGGGCGTGCATGTCATCGACAGCAGGGAGAAG CACGTCCTGCTGGGCCTGCGTTTCCAGGAGCTGTCGTGGGACCACACCTCTCCCGAGGAGGAGGAGTCTGTCCTGTGGCTAGAGTTCGATGGGGACAACGAGGGCACCCCGGTCAACAGGCTGCTCAAGATCTACTCCAAGCAG GCTGAGCTGATGAGCGGCCTCATCGAGTACTGCATTGAGCTGAACCAGACTTCAGAGCTCGCCGCCCCCCAGGAGACTGTGTCCGGCCCGCCCTCGGCCGCCAGCTCCCTGCCATCTTCTGCTCAGCGCCCGCAGCTGCAGAGGCAGGGCAGCGTGGTGTGCAGCCGCCTCCAGCATCTCTCCACCATCGACTACGTGGAGGAAG GTCAGCAGATCAAGCGGGTGAAACCGAAGCGCACCACGTCCTTCTTCAGCCGGCAGCTGTCCGTGGGCCAGGGGAGCTACACCGTGGTGCGGCccgctgacagcctggagcagGGCTGA